In Proteus terrae subsp. cibarius, the genomic stretch ATTTTAGCAAGGGGCAATACATGATGGGCCACCACCTTAACGTGTTCATCGGTGTCGCCCTGAACGTCTCTGATCAGCCTATTGAGTTCAAAGAGGCGTTGTGTGGGAGCTGGGATGTGGCTGCGGTGACTACGTGGCCGCTTAACGTGCTTGAGCCCGGCCAGAAGACGGAGATCTATGTGGCGAAGAAGCAGAAGCGTGGTCTCGCACCAACGTCTAAGCGTCCATCGCTGCTGGGAGGTGCCCAATGATTAAGCGATTTTGGACACAGTTAGACCCCAACAAGAAGCGTTGGGTGTCTATCGCTGGCGGCGTCTTCGTTCTTTTTGCGGTCGTGACAATGTTCTCTGGTGAACCCAAGAAAGAAGAGAAGCGCGGTCGCCAAGAAACCATCAAGCACGTTCTCACAGACAAAAACACCCGTGAGATCGGGATAGATTCGTTGTCTGCCGATGTGAAGATGGTGTCTCGTGAAAACTCCGACCTGAAAAAGGAGCTGGAACGAGTCAAGAAAGAGCTGGAGGAAACCAAAACCACTGCCGGGAAATCCAGTGATGTTGGCCGTGAGATGACCCGCCTTCGTCAAGATTTGGACCGCCTGACCCAGAAGAACATGGAATTGGCTAAGAAAGTCGAAACCGGCGCTGCTGGTGGAAAAACATCCTCTTCATCAGAGGATGCCAGAGCCGATGTTAATGGTGCATCTGGTGGTGATGGTCAGTTCATGGAGAAAAAGCTCGACTACAAAGATCCAGCATCCTTTTTTCGGGACGCACCGCTTCCTGACTCGAAGGGTGGGGCTCCTGCAACTGGCAAGGGAGACGGTCGTGATGCAACTAAACCAGGCATCCAAATAGTGAGCTACTCGCAGAAAGCGCCAGAAGTTGAAGAGAAGGACAACAAGGATGATGAGTCTATCTACCTACCTTCTGGCTCCATCCTGACAGGGGTGCTCATCAACGGTATGGACGCACCAACATCTCAAGGTGCTCGTCGAGATCCGTTCCCTTCGACCCTCAGGATTCAGAAAGAGGCTATTTTGCCTAACCGCTTCCGTGCGGATGTTCGTGAGTGCTTCCTGATTGTTTCAGGCTATGGAGATCTCAGTTCAGAGCGAGCGTACCTGCGTGGCGAGACCTTCTCGTGCGTTCGGGATGATGGGGGGGTCATAGAAGCGAAGCTGGATTCCTATGCAGTGGGTGAAGACGGTAAGGCCGGTGTCCGTGGTCGCGTCGTATCGAAGCAGGGGCAAATCATCGCCAAGAGCTTGATGGCAGGCTTCCTTGGTGGCGTTTCCGAAGCCTTTGACGTCAATCCTGTGCCGGTCGTCAGCACTAACCCTGGCTCAAATACCCAGTACCAGTCTGTGTTCTCCGACCAGATGTTGCAGGGAGCAGCAGTGAAGGGGGCCAGTAAGGCGCTAGATCGCATCGCTCAGTTCTATATCGACATGGCCGAAGGCATCTTCCCCGTTATCGAGGTCGATGCTGGCCGTCAGGTAGACATCATCGTGACCAAAGGAACCAAGCTACAAATTCGTTCCACCGGGGGAACCAAGAAATGAAAAATTTGAACATTTTGACCAGAAAGGGCAGTTCCAGAGGCGAGGCTCAAAAGGAACAGGCAGTAAGATCCGCAAAGATGTTGGGGGTGGGTGCAGCGCTACTTATTTTGTCGGGCTGTTCGACGTTCAACATCGGCAAGGATGAGTATAGCTGTCCGGGAATGCCGAATGGTGTTCAGTGTATGTCAGCGCGAGACGTTTACGCCGCAACCAATGACGGAAATGTCCCGCGCCCAATGAAACCAGAGGAAGTCGAGGCCAAAGCGGAAGCGGATGGCGAAGGTTCCTCAAACGTTTCAGCGAACTCATCTAGCTCCGGAGACCCGGTGATTGACAACTATGTCGCACCGCGTCTTCCGGATCGCCCGATTCCAATTCGTACACCAGCACAGGTTATGCGGATTTGGGTAGCTCCCTGGGAGGACACCAATGGTGATCTCATCGTGACAGGGTATGTCTATAC encodes the following:
- the traV gene encoding type IV conjugative transfer system lipoprotein TraV: MKNLNILTRKGSSRGEAQKEQAVRSAKMLGVGAALLILSGCSTFNIGKDEYSCPGMPNGVQCMSARDVYAATNDGNVPRPMKPEEVEAKAEADGEGSSNVSANSSSSGDPVIDNYVAPRLPDRPIPIRTPAQVMRIWVAPWEDTNGDLIVTGYVYTEIEPRRWVIGDGTPQSEPVLRPLQTVQHEPKSETTK
- a CDS encoding TraB/VirB10 family protein; amino-acid sequence: MKRFWTQLDPNKKRWVSIAGGVFVLFAVVTMFSGEPKKEEKRGRQETIKHVLTDKNTREIGIDSLSADVKMVSRENSDLKKELERVKKELEETKTTAGKSSDVGREMTRLRQDLDRLTQKNMELAKKVETGAAGGKTSSSSEDARADVNGASGGDGQFMEKKLDYKDPASFFRDAPLPDSKGGAPATGKGDGRDATKPGIQIVSYSQKAPEVEEKDNKDDESIYLPSGSILTGVLINGMDAPTSQGARRDPFPSTLRIQKEAILPNRFRADVRECFLIVSGYGDLSSERAYLRGETFSCVRDDGGVIEAKLDSYAVGEDGKAGVRGRVVSKQGQIIAKSLMAGFLGGVSEAFDVNPVPVVSTNPGSNTQYQSVFSDQMLQGAAVKGASKALDRIAQFYIDMAEGIFPVIEVDAGRQVDIIVTKGTKLQIRSTGGTKK